A window from Peromyscus eremicus chromosome 1, PerEre_H2_v1, whole genome shotgun sequence encodes these proteins:
- the Mapk3 gene encoding mitogen-activated protein kinase 3 has translation MAAAAAPGGGGGEPRGAAGVGPGVPGEVEVVKGQPFDVGPRYTQLQYIGEGAYGMVSSAYDHVRKTRVAIKKISPFEHQTYCQRTLREIQILLRFRHENVIGIRDILRAPTLEAMRDVYIVQDLMETDLYKLLKSQQLSNDHICYFLYQILRGLKYIHSANVLHRDLKPSNLLINTTCDLKICDFGLARIADPEHDHTGFLTEYVATRWYRAPEIMLNSKGYTKSIDIWSVGCILAEMLSNRPIFPGKHYLDQLNHILGILGSPSQEDLNCIINMKARNYLQSLPSKTKVAWAKLFPKSDSKALDLLDRMLTFNPNKRITVEEALAHPYLEQYYDPTDEPVAEEPFTFDMELDDLPKERLKELIFQETARFQPGAPEAP, from the exons atggcggcggcggcggctccggggggcgggggcggggagccCCGGGGAGCCGCTGGGGTCGGCCCGGGGGTCCcgggggaggtggaggtggtgaagGGACAGCCATTCGACGTGGGCCCACGCTACACGCAGTTGCAGTACATCGGCGAAGGCGCGTACGGCATGGTCAG CTCTGCTTATGACCACGTGCGCAAGACGAGAGTGGCCATCAAGAAGATCAGCCCCTTCGAGCACCAAACCTACTGCCAGCGCACACTGAGGGAGATCCAGATCTTGCTGCGATTCCGCCATGAGAATGTCATAGGCATCCGAGACATCCTCAGAGCACCCACCCTGGAAGCCATGAGGGATGT TTACATTGTTCAGGACCTCATGGAGACAGACCTGTACAAGCTGCTTAAGAGTCAGCAGCTGAGCAACGACCACATCTGCTACTTCCTCTACCAGATCCTTCGGGGCCTCAAGTACATACACTCAGCCAATGTGCTCCACCGGGATCTGAAGCCCTCCAACCTGCTCATCAACACCACCTGCGACCTTAAG ATATGTGACTTTGGCCTGGCCCGGATTGCTGACCCTGAGCATGACCACACTGGCTTTCTGACAGAGTATGTGGCCACACGCTGGTACCGAGCCCCAGAGATCATGCTTAACTCCAAG GGCTACACCAAATCCATCGACATCTGGTCTGTGGGCTGCATTCTGGCTGAGATGCTCTCCAACCGGCCCATCTTCCCTGGCAAGCACTACCTGGACCAGCTCAACCACATTCTAG GTATCTTGGGCTCCCCATCTCAGGAGGACCTTAACTGTATCATCAACATGAAGGCCCGAAACTACCTGCAGTCTCTGCCCTCTAAAACTAAGGTGGCGTGGGCCAAGCTTTTTCCCAAATCCGACTCCAAAG CACTTGACCTGCTGGACCGGATGTTAACCTTCAACCCCAATAAGCGCATCACGGTGGAGGAAGCACTGGCTCACCCGTACCTGGAACAGTACTATGACCCGACAGATGAG CCAGTGGCTGAGGAACCCTTCACCTTTGACATGGAGCTGGATGATCTCCCTAAGGAGCGGCTGAAAGAACTGATCTTCCAAGAGACAGCCCGCTTCCAGCCAGGGGCACCAGAGGCCCCCTAA